A single window of Paenibacillus sp. FSL H8-0537 DNA harbors:
- a CDS encoding MgtC/SapB family protein, translating to MTNAVSSVWEISYYELTIRLLLAVVLGGLVGLEREFGGHSAGFRTHILVSLGSSTVVLLSMYGFAAFANEPRVTLDPARLAAQVISGIGFLGAGTILRKGTGISGLTTAASLWVVAAIGLSVGAGFYVAAAISTTLAVISLFVFNKLEKTFSRTKRIHEIRFKLAKHTSGLQDIVATFHEHGMKIHKLTILDDDDDSSEQMGGSKTMNVIIQVKFKGTSLFSDLTLMMASMDGVRGMEISGEPL from the coding sequence ATGACGAATGCCGTTTCTTCCGTGTGGGAAATCAGCTATTATGAGCTGACCATTCGCCTGCTGCTCGCAGTCGTGCTGGGCGGACTCGTCGGTCTTGAGCGCGAATTCGGCGGCCACTCCGCAGGCTTCCGCACACATATCCTCGTATCTCTAGGCTCTTCTACCGTCGTTTTGCTATCCATGTACGGATTCGCTGCATTCGCGAATGAGCCTCGTGTTACTCTCGATCCGGCAAGGCTAGCCGCACAGGTTATTAGCGGCATCGGCTTTCTGGGAGCCGGTACGATTCTCCGCAAGGGCACTGGCATTTCGGGTCTGACAACGGCAGCTTCCTTGTGGGTGGTAGCAGCCATCGGTCTATCGGTTGGAGCTGGATTTTATGTGGCAGCAGCTATCTCTACTACATTGGCGGTGATATCTTTGTTTGTATTCAACAAACTGGAAAAAACATTTTCGCGAACAAAACGCATTCATGAAATTAGATTCAAGCTGGCGAAGCACACTTCCGGCTTGCAGGACATAGTAGCTACTTTCCATGAACACGGCATGAAAATTCATAAGCTGACCATATTAGATGATGACGATGATTCATCTGAGCAAATGGGTGGCTCGAAGACGATGAATGTCATTATTCAGGTGAAATTCAAAGGAACAAGCCTTTTCAGCGACCTAACGCTGATGATGGCCTCCATGGATGGCGTTCGGGGCATGGAAATTAGCGGAGAACCGCTTTAA
- a CDS encoding DUF1284 domain-containing protein, whose amino-acid sequence MNIRLRGHHLFCLLGYRGKGYSEGFCVNMTAVYEQLRQQPDTIIEIIDGPDDICKAFPADKPSHCENKSVYQKDQAILQEVGLTIGSVAKWSDVCESVASRIVPGDINRLCSDCPWQPYGMCQEGIGHIRESRELRALPS is encoded by the coding sequence ATGAACATTCGTTTGCGGGGCCATCATTTATTTTGTCTGCTCGGTTATCGGGGCAAGGGCTACTCGGAGGGCTTCTGCGTCAATATGACAGCCGTATATGAGCAGCTGCGCCAGCAGCCTGATACCATCATTGAAATCATTGATGGTCCTGACGATATTTGCAAGGCGTTCCCGGCGGATAAGCCGTCCCATTGCGAGAATAAGAGCGTCTATCAGAAGGACCAAGCCATTTTGCAGGAAGTCGGATTAACGATAGGCAGTGTGGCAAAATGGTCTGATGTGTGCGAGTCCGTCGCAAGCCGCATTGTGCCTGGCGACATTAACCGCTTATGCTCGGACTGCCCATGGCAGCCATACGGCATGTGCCAGGAGGGTATCGGCCATATCCGCGAATCTCGGGAGCTAAGAGCGCTGCCAAGCTAG
- a CDS encoding GNAT family N-acetyltransferase, with product MLERFECDDSVLQKGSFLADEVAYNIIYRICDSETKLCWKTADDTMIFAKTPGNSGWLWMAPELSDAVREGVARNLAGQLYREGIEVTGISGSPELTGLFARVYPPLTGQSHRLHIKLAAYRCPVVRQPTGIGGAIRKAGKEDIKTVAGFIAAFTQEAYGQQVEVASQIPAAAEMVESGELYVWVEAERIVSMAAIAHRTARHARINAVYTALDARNRGFASAVVAEVSAIIVEGGLEPMLYADVQNSAANKAYRNIGFIPSGQISEYRFS from the coding sequence ATGCTGGAAAGGTTTGAATGCGATGATTCGGTGCTGCAGAAGGGTTCTTTCCTTGCCGATGAGGTCGCCTATAATATCATTTACCGCATTTGTGATTCGGAAACGAAGCTCTGCTGGAAGACGGCGGATGATACAATGATTTTTGCAAAAACGCCCGGAAATAGCGGCTGGCTGTGGATGGCGCCAGAACTGTCCGACGCGGTTCGTGAGGGAGTGGCTCGAAATCTGGCGGGGCAGCTGTATAGAGAAGGCATTGAGGTAACGGGGATATCGGGCAGCCCAGAGCTGACCGGACTTTTCGCCAGAGTGTATCCGCCGTTAACAGGGCAGAGCCATCGCCTGCATATAAAGCTTGCGGCCTATCGGTGTCCAGTCGTACGGCAGCCTACAGGTATAGGGGGAGCCATAAGAAAAGCGGGAAAGGAAGATATTAAGACGGTGGCGGGCTTCATCGCTGCCTTTACGCAAGAGGCATATGGTCAGCAGGTGGAGGTAGCAAGCCAAATTCCGGCTGCCGCGGAAATGGTGGAATCAGGCGAATTATATGTGTGGGTTGAGGCGGAGAGAATTGTATCCATGGCAGCGATAGCTCATCGTACAGCAAGGCATGCTAGAATTAATGCGGTTTATACGGCGCTGGATGCGAGAAATCGCGGATTTGCCAGCGCTGTGGTTGCAGAGGTAAGCGCCATTATTGTGGAAGGTGGTTTAGAGCCGATGCTGTATGCGGATGTTCAAAACTCAGCCGCAAACAAAGCGTATCGCAATATCGGTTTTATCCCTAGCGGGCAAATTTCTGAATATCGCTTCTCCTAG
- a CDS encoding NAD-dependent epimerase/dehydratase family protein: MKVLILGGTRFFGKKLVQRLINQQAEVTIVTRGIKLDPFGDAVKRICVDRTDAAALAKALGGASFDVIYDNICFSPKEAREATCLFSGRTGKYIVTSSMSVYPFGEEPLTEQVFDPYTCELPEPDTFSSLSYADGKRLVEAVFMQEASFPTAAVRIPFVLGPDDYTRRMHFHIENVQKEVAISMPAPEAELSFIHSDEAAEFLEWLGKSDITGPINACSQGRIGLNQMMSIIEGFVGKNAKIVEEASEEHQSPFGVPVSWYMDTSKAETAGFAFKHIKDWLPELIGELAKTKQ, from the coding sequence GTGAAGGTATTGATTCTGGGAGGAACGCGGTTTTTCGGAAAAAAGCTTGTGCAGCGTCTTATTAACCAGCAGGCGGAAGTGACGATTGTTACTCGCGGCATTAAGCTTGACCCTTTTGGCGACGCGGTAAAACGCATATGTGTCGACCGAACCGACGCGGCCGCACTAGCTAAAGCGCTTGGCGGGGCAAGCTTCGACGTCATCTACGACAACATTTGCTTCTCGCCTAAGGAGGCGCGGGAGGCCACTTGCCTATTTAGTGGGCGTACGGGCAAATACATCGTCACTTCTTCTATGAGCGTATATCCATTTGGTGAGGAACCGCTAACGGAGCAGGTTTTTGATCCTTATACTTGCGAGCTGCCCGAGCCGGATACCTTCTCCTCCCTCAGTTACGCCGACGGAAAACGGCTTGTTGAGGCGGTTTTTATGCAGGAAGCGTCGTTTCCAACAGCAGCTGTGCGCATTCCGTTTGTGCTCGGCCCGGATGATTACACCCGCCGGATGCACTTCCATATTGAAAATGTGCAAAAAGAAGTAGCGATTTCCATGCCTGCTCCTGAGGCTGAGCTATCGTTCATTCACTCGGATGAAGCAGCTGAATTCCTCGAATGGCTTGGAAAGTCTGATATTACAGGGCCAATTAATGCTTGCTCTCAAGGGAGAATTGGCTTGAATCAAATGATGTCGATTATTGAAGGATTTGTGGGTAAAAATGCAAAAATTGTTGAAGAAGCATCCGAAGAACATCAATCGCCGTTTGGCGTACCTGTTTCTTGGTATATGGATACAAGTAAGGCGGAAACGGCAGGATTTGCATTTAAGCACATAAAAGATTGGCTGCCAGAATTGATCGGTGAGCTGGCGAAAACGAAGCAATAA
- a CDS encoding response regulator transcription factor, producing MKTLLVVDDDAHIRTLLRHFMTKEGYRVVEAKEGEDAVHKLKEHPIDLAILDVMMPRMDGLELCGYIRTNYDIPIILLTAREQLTDKEQGYLRGTDDYVTKPFEPEELLFRIKALFRRYSISSSDKIQLGRLTIDRKNYEIADGDAMLLLPLKEFELLAQLAEYPGRLFSREELIRLVWAADYEGDERTVDVHIKRLRQRFAAYEQDFRITTVRGIGYKIELAAP from the coding sequence ATGAAAACCCTGCTTGTAGTCGATGATGATGCCCATATCCGCACGCTGCTGAGGCACTTTATGACGAAAGAAGGCTATCGCGTCGTTGAGGCAAAAGAGGGAGAGGATGCCGTACATAAGCTGAAGGAGCATCCGATTGATCTTGCGATATTAGATGTCATGATGCCGCGGATGGATGGACTAGAGCTTTGCGGGTATATTCGGACGAATTACGATATCCCGATTATTTTGCTGACGGCGCGGGAGCAGCTGACGGATAAGGAGCAGGGTTATTTGCGCGGCACTGACGATTATGTCACTAAGCCATTTGAACCGGAGGAGCTGCTGTTTCGCATCAAGGCGCTGTTTCGCCGTTATTCTATTTCCTCCAGTGACAAAATCCAGCTCGGCCGCCTTACCATCGACCGTAAAAACTACGAGATTGCCGATGGAGATGCGATGCTTCTGCTGCCGCTTAAGGAGTTTGAGCTGCTGGCGCAGCTTGCCGAATATCCGGGACGGCTGTTTTCACGCGAGGAGCTCATTCGGCTCGTATGGGCGGCGGATTATGAAGGAGATGAACGAACGGTGGATGTGCATATTAAACGGCTGCGGCAGCGTTTTGCTGCATATGAACAAGACTTCCGCATTACGACAGTGCGGGGAATCGGCTACAAAATCGAGCTGGCAGCGCCATGA
- a CDS encoding HAMP domain-containing sensor histidine kinase: MKSLYSRVFLVAMAAIIGSSFLGFLVSNLYYHNKLKPYNDAKLTRIALQMQQFAEAQPELATAYLANAAELGYEILLADDQGAERYFGRAFREKELADDVLRTVLAGGQYHGIAEFPNQLFITGFFDNTLSNTVGVPLQLEGKRYALFIRPDVILQFGELRSFFAMIGLLTVAFSLLCFLLSTRYLVKPVTRLTEATQRIAQGNYALSLNTKRRDEIGQLAAHFMTMSQELERVEQARQEFVANVSHEIQSPLTSIQGFAHALAEKELPTGERTHYAAIIGEESRRLAALTKELLLLSSLDQAAEALQRKPFNLRTQLRQVAQVMEWQLTEKEIALRIAVPSSLMLDGDEMLLYQVWMNLLSNAAKYIPSGRAIEVGAKLERGRCVIRVTDTGDGISKEQLPFLFDRFYRADRARERGTEGSFPPNNRPGDSVGSGLGLAITQKIVHLHNGTIETASEPGQGTTFTVTLPQP; this comes from the coding sequence ATGAAGTCGCTCTACTCTAGGGTTTTTCTAGTAGCAATGGCAGCCATTATTGGCAGCAGCTTTCTCGGTTTTCTGGTGTCTAATCTTTATTATCATAATAAGCTCAAGCCTTATAACGATGCCAAGCTGACCCGCATTGCCCTGCAAATGCAGCAGTTCGCCGAAGCACAGCCGGAGCTGGCTACTGCTTATCTCGCCAATGCGGCCGAGCTCGGCTATGAAATATTGCTGGCGGACGATCAAGGCGCCGAGCGTTACTTCGGACGAGCTTTTCGGGAAAAAGAGCTGGCGGATGACGTGCTGCGCACCGTACTCGCTGGCGGGCAATACCACGGCATCGCGGAGTTTCCCAATCAGCTGTTTATTACCGGCTTTTTCGACAACACGCTCAGCAATACGGTGGGCGTTCCGCTGCAATTGGAAGGCAAACGGTATGCGCTGTTCATACGCCCGGATGTTATTTTGCAATTTGGCGAGCTGCGCAGCTTCTTTGCGATGATCGGGCTGCTGACCGTTGCCTTCAGCCTGCTCTGCTTCCTGCTCAGCACCCGCTATTTGGTGAAGCCCGTCACGAGGCTGACAGAAGCAACGCAGCGGATCGCTCAGGGAAACTACGCCCTGTCGCTGAATACGAAGCGGCGAGATGAAATCGGGCAGCTCGCTGCCCATTTTATGACGATGAGCCAGGAGCTTGAGCGGGTAGAGCAAGCACGGCAGGAGTTTGTCGCCAACGTCTCGCATGAAATCCAGTCGCCGCTTACCTCCATTCAAGGCTTTGCGCACGCCTTGGCGGAGAAAGAATTGCCCACCGGTGAGCGTACCCATTATGCCGCTATCATTGGCGAGGAAAGCCGCCGCCTAGCGGCACTCACCAAGGAGCTGCTGCTGCTGTCATCGCTGGACCAAGCTGCGGAGGCGCTTCAGCGTAAGCCCTTCAATCTGCGCACTCAGCTGCGGCAGGTTGCACAAGTGATGGAATGGCAGCTTACAGAGAAGGAAATTGCACTCAGAATCGCTGTCCCCAGCTCTCTAATGCTTGATGGCGATGAAATGCTGCTGTATCAGGTATGGATGAATCTGTTGTCCAATGCCGCTAAATACATCCCATCAGGAAGGGCGATTGAGGTGGGAGCCAAGCTGGAGCGAGGGCGCTGTGTTATTCGGGTCACCGATACGGGAGACGGCATCAGCAAGGAGCAGCTGCCGTTTCTGTTTGATCGCTTCTACCGCGCCGATCGGGCCAGAGAACGAGGAACCGAGGGAAGCTTTCCCCCAAACAACCGCCCAGGTGACTCCGTCGGCTCAGGACTAGGGCTCGCCATTACCCAAAAAATCGTCCACCTGCATAACGGGACGATTGAGACAGCCAGCGAGCCCGGTCAAGGCACGACCTTCACCGTGACGCTTCCACAGCCCTAA
- a CDS encoding ABC transporter permease, with translation MYLALREMRFAKTRYLLIMAIMLLVSFLVLFVTGLAGGLAYANASAVENMPATHFLMQQDASQRFARSIVGEKELNKARSVVGDANAQRLGVQMTTVTGGTDGMKTDITLFGVDMSSWLAPTVVSGSAVSNTGAGEVVVDRKLAEEGITVGSLLHDQTTGLTWTVSGFTENQSFSHTPAVFMNLSDWQQLKQQMAGRAAVDPAFAAPFNAIAIQATDTEAELLSQQLEDAAIITQKQAVASIPGYKEEQGSLMMMISFLFVISAFVLAVFFYVITIQKTSQFGILKAIGTQTFYLARSVVAQALVLAAASLAVSCLLVALMEAALPASMPFQLSPATTLYTCLLFIAMSLLGSLISVIQVARTDALEAIGRTAG, from the coding sequence ATGTATTTGGCCCTTAGAGAAATGCGTTTTGCCAAAACCCGTTATTTGCTCATTATGGCGATTATGCTGCTCGTTTCCTTTCTGGTCCTGTTCGTAACCGGACTTGCGGGCGGGCTCGCTTATGCGAATGCCTCCGCTGTCGAAAATATGCCCGCCACCCATTTCCTTATGCAGCAGGATGCGAGTCAACGCTTCGCCCGCTCTATCGTTGGGGAGAAGGAGCTTAACAAAGCCCGTTCGGTCGTTGGCGACGCAAATGCCCAGCGGCTTGGCGTGCAAATGACGACGGTAACAGGCGGAACGGACGGAATGAAAACAGATATTACGTTATTCGGCGTGGACATGAGCAGCTGGCTCGCACCGACTGTCGTCTCCGGCTCAGCCGTCTCCAATACGGGGGCAGGCGAGGTTGTCGTAGACCGCAAGCTGGCGGAGGAAGGCATAACCGTCGGCAGCTTGCTGCATGACCAAACGACAGGACTCACGTGGACCGTTAGCGGCTTTACGGAAAATCAGTCGTTCAGCCATACGCCTGCCGTATTTATGAACCTAAGCGACTGGCAGCAGTTGAAGCAGCAAATGGCCGGCCGCGCAGCAGTTGATCCCGCATTCGCCGCCCCATTCAATGCCATAGCCATACAAGCAACGGATACAGAAGCAGAGCTGCTTTCACAGCAGCTTGAAGATGCGGCGATTATTACGCAAAAGCAAGCGGTAGCCAGCATTCCCGGCTACAAAGAAGAGCAAGGCTCGCTGATGATGATGATCAGCTTCCTGTTCGTCATCTCCGCCTTCGTGCTCGCCGTCTTCTTCTACGTCATCACCATTCAGAAGACGAGCCAATTCGGCATTCTCAAAGCGATTGGCACCCAGACATTCTATTTAGCGCGCAGCGTTGTGGCTCAAGCGCTCGTACTTGCTGCTGCCAGCTTAGCCGTAAGCTGCCTGCTGGTTGCGCTTATGGAGGCGGCTCTGCCCGCTTCGATGCCGTTTCAGTTATCGCCGGCAACGACCTTGTATACTTGCCTGCTTTTTATCGCCATGTCGCTGCTTGGCTCGCTTATTTCCGTCATTCAAGTGGCGCGAACTGACGCGCTAGAAGCAATAGGGAGGACAGCAGGATGA
- a CDS encoding ABC transporter ATP-binding protein, which translates to MTTTKLMLNEITRVYHDGDTQLTVLDKLSLEVKAGELVAVMGPSGSGKSTFLSIAGALLTPTSGEVLIDGESLAGKNGQQLSKLRLHNIGFIFQSANLLPYLKVEEQLMLVAKLADRDKRAAHARSAMLLERLGLLHRRSAYPNQLSGGEKQRVAIARAWMNDPAILFADEPTASLDASRGQEVVAMLAREVKTEGKAAVMVTHDERVLHLCDRILHLKNGVLVSA; encoded by the coding sequence ATGACAACGACAAAGCTTATGCTGAATGAAATTACGCGGGTTTATCATGATGGCGATACCCAGCTGACCGTGCTGGATAAGCTTTCGCTTGAAGTAAAAGCAGGGGAGCTCGTCGCGGTAATGGGGCCTTCCGGCTCTGGCAAAAGCACCTTTCTATCGATTGCAGGAGCGCTTCTGACGCCGACCAGCGGCGAAGTGCTCATCGACGGCGAATCGCTTGCCGGCAAAAACGGGCAGCAGCTCAGCAAGCTGCGGCTGCATAACATCGGCTTTATTTTTCAAAGCGCTAATCTGCTTCCCTATTTGAAGGTAGAGGAGCAGTTGATGCTCGTCGCCAAACTGGCGGATAGGGATAAGCGGGCCGCTCATGCCCGATCAGCCATGCTGCTGGAGCGCCTGGGCCTGCTGCATCGCCGTTCAGCCTATCCGAATCAGCTGTCTGGCGGGGAAAAACAGCGCGTTGCCATTGCGCGGGCCTGGATGAATGACCCGGCCATTTTGTTTGCCGATGAGCCGACGGCGAGTCTGGATGCAAGCCGAGGGCAGGAGGTTGTGGCGATGCTCGCTCGCGAGGTGAAAACGGAGGGCAAAGCCGCCGTTATGGTTACGCATGATGAGCGTGTACTGCATTTATGCGACCGCATTTTACATTTAAAAAATGGCGTATTAGTCAGCGCATAA
- the rsgA gene encoding ribosome small subunit-dependent GTPase A translates to MTLNKENQENKQQPETQEHKTLLQAYGWNEHWEVELQRIAAGGVPLVPARVVAQFSHQYRIVTDAGEQAAVVTGKFEFEAVNRGDFPAVGDWVLAQPLPGEARAVIHALLPRRSAMVRKEAGQRVDVQVISANLDYVFITNALNQDFNLRKIERYLLAVWESGAKPVVLLTKADLCDDPDHYTALVEGIAPGVPVHTVSAFENQGREALAEYLLLGQTIAITGSSGVGKSTLLNWLADEEKQRVQQIRESDARGRHTTTHREMFVTPSGAIIVDTPGMRELQLWESDEGMDTTFSDIGELAASCRFHDCRHVKEEGCAVKQAIADGTLEQRRFANFKKMEKELAHMARKEESVNRRTKKQAEKRVSAKSREGRRSASAYVADMGDDE, encoded by the coding sequence TTGACATTGAATAAGGAAAATCAAGAAAACAAGCAACAACCGGAAACACAGGAACACAAAACGCTGCTGCAGGCCTATGGCTGGAATGAGCATTGGGAAGTCGAGCTGCAGCGCATAGCAGCAGGAGGTGTGCCGCTGGTGCCAGCGCGCGTCGTAGCGCAGTTTTCACATCAGTACCGAATTGTGACGGACGCAGGCGAGCAGGCGGCCGTTGTCACCGGAAAATTCGAGTTTGAAGCAGTCAATCGCGGAGATTTTCCAGCGGTAGGCGATTGGGTGCTGGCGCAGCCGCTCCCCGGTGAGGCGAGGGCCGTTATTCATGCGCTTCTGCCCCGCCGCTCGGCGATGGTGCGCAAGGAGGCAGGGCAGCGGGTCGATGTGCAGGTAATCAGCGCCAACCTGGATTATGTTTTTATTACGAATGCCTTGAATCAGGATTTTAATCTGCGGAAAATAGAGCGGTATTTGCTCGCCGTGTGGGAGAGCGGGGCGAAGCCGGTTGTGCTGCTGACCAAGGCCGATCTTTGTGATGACCCCGATCATTATACCGCGCTGGTGGAGGGGATAGCTCCCGGCGTTCCCGTCCATACCGTGAGTGCTTTTGAAAATCAGGGGCGGGAGGCGTTAGCCGAATATTTGCTCCTTGGGCAGACGATCGCGATAACCGGCTCCTCCGGTGTCGGCAAGTCGACGCTGCTTAACTGGCTGGCGGATGAAGAGAAGCAGCGCGTCCAGCAAATTCGCGAAAGCGACGCCAGAGGGCGGCATACGACGACACATCGTGAAATGTTTGTCACGCCGAGCGGTGCGATTATCGTTGACACGCCGGGTATGCGGGAGCTGCAATTATGGGAGTCAGATGAGGGTATGGATACGACTTTTTCCGATATTGGGGAGCTGGCTGCGAGCTGCCGTTTTCACGATTGTCGACATGTTAAGGAGGAGGGCTGTGCCGTCAAGCAGGCGATTGCGGATGGAACGCTGGAGCAGCGCCGCTTTGCCAACTTCAAGAAGATGGAGAAGGAGCTGGCGCATATGGCGCGTAAAGAGGAATCGGTAAATAGGCGCACGAAAAAACAGGCCGAGAAGCGCGTGTCCGCCAAATCGCGGGAAGGCAGACGGTCGGCTTCCGCCTATGTGGCCGATATGGGGGATGATGAGTAA
- a CDS encoding nucleoside 2-deoxyribosyltransferase codes for MDETTTGKLKVYMAGFEVFRTDAVELGKQMKELCEAYGFEGIFPLDKDIKPSPTKWETAQAIFAGNVKLVQKADIIIANLNPFRGHEPDSGTVFECGLGYAMNKKLYGFVSDKRTQAEKLLPGTDSQTGLYQDGMQVENFELPTNLMLSVPLTMVEGGLEDALKQARQDLL; via the coding sequence ATGGACGAGACGACAACTGGAAAACTAAAAGTATACATGGCAGGCTTCGAGGTGTTTCGCACCGATGCTGTGGAGCTGGGCAAGCAAATGAAGGAGCTTTGCGAGGCATACGGCTTTGAAGGTATTTTTCCGCTGGATAAAGATATTAAGCCTTCACCGACAAAATGGGAGACGGCACAGGCGATTTTCGCCGGCAACGTCAAGCTTGTGCAGAAGGCCGATATTATCATCGCCAACTTGAACCCTTTTCGCGGACATGAGCCGGATTCCGGCACGGTATTTGAGTGCGGGCTTGGCTACGCGATGAATAAGAAGCTGTACGGCTTCGTCAGCGATAAGCGCACACAGGCGGAGAAGCTGCTGCCCGGCACCGATTCGCAAACTGGATTGTATCAGGATGGCATGCAGGTAGAGAACTTCGAGCTGCCAACCAACCTTATGCTGTCTGTCCCGCTGACGATGGTTGAGGGCGGGCTTGAGGATGCCTTGAAGCAGGCACGCCAGGACCTTTTATAA
- a CDS encoding family 10 glycosylhydrolase, with product MRFKRALLLSLLLILLIPAGIAPASVQAAAAKAIQIVLDGDVVSSDVPPYLREDLNVTMVPLRVISESLGAQVRWSQAAKQVTISQDDTIITMVSGQNSAFVNGSVITLDATVQTVSGRVMVPLRFVSNQLGVAVRWDNEAKVVNLYKDTVSPVPSTPASPAATPAPTPAATTKPSPTATPVPTAIPTPTPAATTEPLPTVVVPTPAAGTELRGVWVSTIYNLDFPSTASYGKQAMQEKEFKALLDDVQAMGMNAVFVQVRPSADALYPSDLVPWSKVLTGKQGVAPTYDPLQFMLDETHRRGMTFHAWFNPFRANTDTDTSKLASNHVAVEHPDWVLTSGSQLLINPGVPAARQHVIDVIMEVVNHYDIDGVHLDDYFYPSNITLSDDDTFKTYNSKKLATKAEWRRSNIDEFVRQLDESIHSVRPTVDFGISPFGVWRNKSQDANGSDTNAGVTAYDSMSADVRKWVKQGWIDYVAPQVYWSMSLSAARYDKVVDWWAAQVANTDVDLYIGHAAYKLGTKETGWQTSEEIIKQLKYNTKHPEVKGDIYFSAKDLRKNPLGIIDALKSYYGK from the coding sequence ATGAGATTCAAACGGGCGCTTCTGCTCTCCTTATTATTGATTCTATTGATCCCGGCAGGCATTGCGCCTGCTTCTGTACAAGCTGCGGCAGCGAAGGCGATTCAAATTGTTCTGGACGGCGATGTGGTGAGCAGCGATGTTCCTCCCTATCTTCGTGAGGATTTGAACGTAACGATGGTGCCGCTGAGGGTTATTAGTGAAAGTCTTGGCGCACAGGTGAGATGGTCACAGGCAGCCAAGCAGGTAACGATTAGTCAGGACGATACGATTATTACGATGGTTTCGGGGCAAAATAGCGCTTTTGTCAACGGCAGCGTCATTACGCTTGATGCGACGGTACAGACCGTGAGCGGGCGAGTAATGGTACCGCTCCGTTTTGTCAGCAATCAGCTGGGTGTTGCCGTGAGATGGGATAATGAAGCCAAGGTTGTTAATTTGTACAAAGATACCGTTAGCCCGGTGCCAAGCACGCCAGCGAGTCCGGCCGCAACGCCTGCTCCTACACCAGCGGCCACAACGAAGCCGAGTCCAACGGCGACTCCGGTACCCACTGCTATCCCGACCCCAACGCCTGCTGCTACAACAGAGCCGCTGCCGACGGTTGTCGTACCGACTCCCGCCGCGGGCACCGAGCTAAGAGGGGTTTGGGTATCGACGATTTACAATTTGGACTTTCCTTCAACAGCTTCCTATGGAAAACAGGCCATGCAAGAGAAGGAATTTAAGGCATTGCTCGATGATGTACAGGCGATGGGGATGAATGCCGTATTCGTACAGGTTCGGCCATCGGCCGACGCTCTTTACCCATCGGATCTTGTTCCTTGGTCGAAGGTGCTTACAGGCAAGCAAGGGGTGGCGCCTACCTACGATCCGCTGCAATTTATGCTTGATGAGACGCATCGCCGCGGCATGACGTTCCATGCCTGGTTCAATCCTTTCCGGGCGAATACGGATACAGATACGAGCAAGCTCGCCTCCAATCATGTGGCGGTGGAGCATCCCGACTGGGTGCTGACCTCCGGCTCGCAGCTGCTTATTAATCCGGGCGTTCCGGCAGCTCGTCAGCATGTAATTGATGTCATTATGGAAGTGGTTAACCATTACGATATCGATGGCGTACATTTGGACGATTATTTTTATCCGTCCAACATTACGCTGAGCGATGATGACACGTTCAAGACCTATAACAGCAAGAAGCTCGCGACCAAAGCGGAATGGAGACGCAGCAACATTGATGAATTCGTAAGGCAGCTTGACGAGTCGATTCACAGCGTTAGACCAACGGTCGATTTTGGCATCAGCCCATTCGGTGTATGGCGCAACAAATCGCAGGATGCGAACGGCTCCGATACGAATGCTGGAGTAACCGCATATGACAGCATGTCAGCAGATGTGCGCAAATGGGTCAAGCAGGGCTGGATCGATTACGTCGCTCCTCAAGTGTATTGGAGCATGTCCCTCTCGGCAGCGCGTTATGATAAGGTGGTGGATTGGTGGGCAGCCCAAGTGGCGAACACGGATGTCGATCTTTATATCGGCCATGCCGCCTACAAGCTGGGAACGAAAGAAACAGGGTGGCAAACCTCGGAGGAAATCATCAAGCAATTGAAATACAATACGAAGCATCCTGAAGTGAAGGGCGATATTTATTTCAGCGCCAAAGACCTGCGCAAAAACCCGCTCGGCATTATAGACGCATTGAAAAGCTATTATGGAAAGTAA